AGCCAGTTCCCTGAGCAATTGATCTCGCATACGTCTCAAGCGTTGGAAGCCATTTTTCAATCGTGAATGGACAACAAGGATGTGAAGCGGAAGATGAATCAAGACAAACCATATGCCATCGGGATTGATCTGGGTGGTACAAAGATCATGGCCGCGATCGTCGACCAGCATGGCAACATCCTCAGTCAGGCGAACGCAGCGACCCCAACAGAAGAGGCAGCACAGGCAGTCATCTGCCGTATCGGTGATTTGGTGCAGACGGTACTAGACGAGAGTGGCATCAATCTCTCACGCATTCGCGGGATCGGGATTGCAACTGCCGGAATTATTGATACGCAGCGTCAAATGGTCATTTTTGCGAGCAATCTAAACTGGAGCGATGTGCCGATCGGCGCGATGCTTCAGGAGCGGTTTGGCGTAACCGTGCAATTGATCAATGATGCCAATGCAGCAGCGGTAGCAGAATGGGCGTTTGGAAGTGCACGAGGCACGAAAGACTTGATCTATGTAACGGTCAGTACGGGTGTTGGTGCCGGCATTATTAGTGGAGGACGGCTGGTTACAGGTGTTGGCGACAGTGCCGGGGAGTTCGGGCATATTTCGCTTGATCCAGAAGGACCGCTGTGCGCGTGCGGGAATAGAGGGTGCCTGGAAAATTACACGTCTGGGCTGGCTTTGGCAAGTAGAGCCAGGGAACAGCTTCTACAGGGTGTTACAAGCTCATTGCTTGTTGAAAATGGGAATGACCTGAGCAGGATAACGGCTAGAGAGGTCGGAGAGGCAGCGGTACGTGGTGACTTGCTCAGCATGACCTTGATGAAGGAAGCAGGCTATTATCTAGGGGTCGGACTGACGAATCTGATCCATCTGTTCAATCCGCAGGTGATTGTCATTGGTGGCGGTGTGATGAAGAACGGACAGCTATTGCTTGCAGAAGCGAAGAACGTCATTCGCGAGCGCTCTATCTCTCGGATGGCAAATCAGGCGAGCATCCAGTTGACTACAATCGGAGCGGAAGCAGGCGTGCTCGGTGCTGCAGGCATGTATTATCCGTCCGAGCGTGAAATGGTTGAAGTATAACGGAATGATAGTACGAGAAGCCGATGTTTGGTAGACATCGGCTTTTTTCTGTTTCCTGTGCAGTGCGAGTCATAGGAGCCTAGACCTAGATTCTATCTATTGGTAAAATATTGATTGGAAAAATCTTCACATATCATGATAGAGAGACAGACGGAGGGGTACCATGGCAGAGGCCAAAACAGCAAAAGCAGCGAAGAAGCCCGGATTTTTCAAAGAACTCCTTACTTTTTTATTGGTAATTGCCATCATCCTCGGAATTGCTAGCGGTGCTATTTTCTATTTATCTGGGAAAAACCTTGATGATCTGCTAGGATCGAGACCCGTAGCAAAAAAGGAAACGAATCAGCCTGCACCCGTAAATCCAGTGTCTACAGGTCAGGAAGCGGGCACAAATCAGCAGTCAAATGCTGTAGCTGTATCGTCGGAGGGGAAAAGTACAACGGACGTGGCGATGCCGGCAGCTTATCCGGTTGAAACAGTAGGCCAACAAAATAATGTCGTAGGACAAGTAGCACAACCAGCAATTCCTACCCAAATGGGATCGCTCAAGGGTACGATTACTTGGCAGTATAACGATTTTGTTGGGACGAAGCCGGATGTGAATGCAAGGATTCTACTCATTTCTAAAGGTTATGATAAGAATACGCTCACTGATGATGAAGAGAGTATATTTGCAATAGGTACAGTACCAAAAAAAAACGTGGGATTATTTGCTGCAAAAGCAAATGGATATGGAAATTACGAGGTTGGTAACTTACCGGCTGGAGAATATCACATCTTGGTCGTATCAGCACAAACCACTCGCAATATTAATGAGCCTATTGATGAATATTTCACAAGTATATTGAAACCTTACATCAGAAATTGGGATTCATTTGTAAGGATTAGTCTATTACATTTAAAATATGAACTCTCCACGATTACAATCGAAGAAGGTCAAACACTCGATTTCAGTCACGATTTTGGTAATACGTTCTATTAATCTTGTTTTGGCCTTTAGACTCATAGGGTTTTCCCCCGCGATTCATGTATCATAAAACTATGGCACGTTTTGGCAGGAAAACAGGTCAAACGTAATAGAATTTGTGGGTAAAGGGGTCGCAGCAGCATGAAGGGAAAAAACAAAAGCATCATGATCGTAATGGCTCTGGTCATCGTCGCATTGCTGGGATACGCAGGCTATCGTTTCCTTGGTCCTGTGACACTGGCGGAAGGGTATTTGTACGAAGACGATACACGCATGCTATACACGAGTGTCACGGTAAATAACGAGAAAGTAAACGTAGAAATAGCAGATTCCATCGTCGAAACGGAAGACAGCATCCCCTTTCTGAAAACCGAGTCGATCTTGCTGGAGGGAACGCTGGATGGGGAACAGCTAACACTCAAAAATCCGGCAACTGGTCAGGATATCATCGGCACAGTGAACGGTGACGAGCTCCAATTTAACGGCCTGCTTATGGAAGAAAATAAGGAACAGACGAGTCTTGTTGCCACAAACAAAAGCGCGTACGAAAGCAAATTGGCGTCATTAACCAAGCGCATCAACGAGGAAGCGGAAGTAAAAAAGAAGGAAGTAGCAGAACAAAGAGCCAAAGAAAAAGAGCGTGTCGATTTCGCCAAAAAAGTAGAACAGACAGGAAAGCTGGAAGCTGATCTGATTGAAACGGCAAAGTATTTGGACGAGCTGCAATTTACGGATGAAGCGCAGTTTTCAAACGATCAAATAGCGGAGCTACAAAGACTGTTGGAAGAGATTCGTACCTAT
This genomic stretch from Brevibacillus brevis harbors:
- a CDS encoding ROK family protein; its protein translation is MNQDKPYAIGIDLGGTKIMAAIVDQHGNILSQANAATPTEEAAQAVICRIGDLVQTVLDESGINLSRIRGIGIATAGIIDTQRQMVIFASNLNWSDVPIGAMLQERFGVTVQLINDANAAAVAEWAFGSARGTKDLIYVTVSTGVGAGIISGGRLVTGVGDSAGEFGHISLDPEGPLCACGNRGCLENYTSGLALASRAREQLLQGVTSSLLVENGNDLSRITAREVGEAAVRGDLLSMTLMKEAGYYLGVGLTNLIHLFNPQVIVIGGGVMKNGQLLLAEAKNVIRERSISRMANQASIQLTTIGAEAGVLGAAGMYYPSEREMVEV